The nucleotide sequence AATACAAGAGCGTGTACGTCTTCAACGCTCACATCCAAAGCTTCAGCTACAAAGGCACGGAAACGGGCGCTATCTAAAACACCGGCCATACCCACCACACGGTTTTTAGGAAAACCCGTTACTTTACGCATGGTGTACACCATGGCATCGAGCGGGTTAGAAATAACCACCACAAAAGCATTGGGTGCGTTATTTTTAATGCCTTCGGCAACCGTTTTCATGATTTCCAAATTCTTGGCTAAAAGATCATCACGGCTCATGCCTGGTTTGCGGGCTAAGCCAGCAGTAACGATCACAACATCCGAACCGGCAATATCAGCATACGAGTTAGCACCTTTTAATTTGCTATCGGAATTTAAAACGGGAGTCGCTTCCCAAATATCCAAACATTTACCTTGGGGTAGACCTTCAACAACATCAAACAAGATCACATCACCCAGTTCTTTTTGAGCAATCTGCTGCGCTAAAACACCACCAATGTTACCACCACCAATTAAAGCAATTTTCTTTCTCATAGTTTTATCTCCGTTATAAATACATGGTTATTAGTTTTCGTTTTGTGAAGTTTTTCTTTTTTTATAAGGCCGCGTGTTTGAGCTATCCTTAACAAGCCCTCTCCCTACCACCCAAATTCCAGGGCTTCAGAGCTTGAGAGGGCGCTCTCTATAGATAGCGAGTTGAGGCCGTTAAAAAAAGAAAAACTTCACAAAACGAAAACGGGCCTCACCCATTATGCCATATTCTTAATAATCTCTTTACCA is from bacterium and encodes:
- the mdh gene encoding malate dehydrogenase, with the protein product MRKKIALIGGGNIGGVLAQQIAQKELGDVILFDVVEGLPQGKCLDIWEATPVLNSDSKLKGANSYADIAGSDVVIVTAGLARKPGMSRDDLLAKNLEIMKTVAEGIKNNAPNAFVVVISNPLDAMVYTMRKVTGFPKNRVVGMAGVLDSARFRAFVAEALDVSVEDVHALVLGGHGDDMVPIIRLCSVNGIPLTELLSQEKIDAIVQRTRVAGGEVVALLKTGSAFFSPAVSAIQMVESYLKDKKRVLACAAELNGEYGVTGGLFVGVPVVIGAKGVERVLEIKLNADEQKLFQESVNHVKDLLKSIAL